From a single Bacillus pseudomycoides DSM 12442 genomic region:
- a CDS encoding N-acetylmuramoyl-L-alanine amidase family protein — translation MKKGNKMKKMIATSVLSTALLIPAIAHAEENKTIQNSTATPKVASVSKASQAKGWVKQNGNWYYYDKNGRKVTGWLSTGGKWYYFSPFGIMQTGWMPIQDKKTKKYTYYYLNESTGAMHTGWVQIKGSWYFFNNNGARQTDWLLTGEKWYYLGPYGIMETGKRFINNTYYYFDNGGAMQTGWQKISNYWHYFNSNGSEHKGWLKLDGSWYYLDSFGTMVTGTRWIDGKYYKFNNNGVWIG, via the coding sequence ATGAAAAAGGGAAATAAAATGAAAAAGATGATTGCTACTTCTGTACTTTCTACTGCACTATTAATTCCAGCTATTGCTCATGCAGAAGAAAACAAGACGATTCAAAATTCTACTGCTACTCCTAAAGTTGCAAGTGTAAGTAAGGCTAGCCAAGCTAAAGGATGGGTAAAACAAAATGGAAACTGGTATTACTATGATAAAAATGGTAGGAAGGTAACAGGTTGGTTATCAACTGGAGGAAAATGGTACTACTTTAGCCCTTTTGGAATTATGCAAACCGGGTGGATGCCAATACAAGATAAAAAAACCAAGAAATATACATATTACTATCTTAATGAAAGCACGGGAGCAATGCACACAGGTTGGGTGCAAATTAAAGGATCTTGGTATTTCTTTAATAATAATGGAGCAAGACAAACAGATTGGTTATTAACTGGAGAGAAATGGTATTACCTTGGACCATACGGAATAATGGAAACAGGAAAACGTTTTATAAACAATACGTATTACTACTTTGATAACGGTGGGGCAATGCAAACAGGATGGCAAAAAATCAGTAATTACTGGCACTACTTTAACAGCAATGGATCTGAACACAAAGGCTGGTTAAAGCTTGATGGAAGCTGGTACTACCTTGATTCTTTTGGTACGATGGTAACGGGAACAAGATGGATTGATGGTAAATATTACAAATTTAATAATAATGGTGTTTGGATTGGTTAA
- a CDS encoding N-acetylmuramoyl-L-alanine amidase family protein, whose product MKKGNKMKKMIATSVLSTALLIPAIAHAEENKTIQNSTATPKVASVSKATQAKGWVKQQGKWYYYKNGKKVTGWSSIGGKWYYFSSYGIMQTGWVSIQDKKTGKYTYYYLNESTGAMHTGWTKVNGSWYFFNNNGVKQTGWLSTGGKWYYLGGYGIMETGWTSFKDKKTGKYTYYYLDTNTGAMKTGWAQINGSWYFFNNNGVKQTGWLSTGGKWYYLDSSFGEMKTGRVSINNVYYHFDNTGAMQTGWQKWGNYWYYFNQNGSEYRGWLKLGGSWYYLDASFGDMRTGWVFINNKWYHFNNNGVWVG is encoded by the coding sequence ATGAAAAAGGGAAATAAAATGAAAAAGATGATTGCTACTTCTGTACTTTCTACTGCACTATTAATTCCAGCTATTGCTCATGCAGAAGAAAACAAGACGATTCAAAATTCTACTGCTACTCCTAAAGTTGCAAGTGTAAGTAAGGCTACTCAAGCAAAAGGATGGGTAAAACAACAGGGGAAATGGTACTACTATAAAAATGGGAAAAAGGTAACAGGTTGGTCATCTATTGGTGGTAAATGGTACTACTTTAGCTCTTATGGAATTATGCAAACAGGCTGGGTTTCCATTCAAGATAAAAAAACAGGGAAATATACATATTACTATCTCAATGAAAGTACGGGAGCAATGCACACAGGTTGGACGAAAGTAAATGGATCTTGGTATTTCTTCAATAATAATGGAGTAAAACAAACAGGCTGGCTATCCACTGGAGGAAAATGGTATTATCTTGGCGGTTACGGAATTATGGAGACAGGCTGGACTTCATTCAAAGATAAAAAAACAGGAAAATATACGTATTACTATCTTGATACAAACACTGGTGCTATGAAAACAGGTTGGGCGCAAATTAATGGATCTTGGTATTTCTTCAATAATAATGGAGTAAAACAAACAGGTTGGCTATCTACTGGTGGAAAATGGTATTACCTTGACTCATCCTTCGGAGAAATGAAAACTGGAAGAGTTTCTATAAACAACGTATATTACCACTTCGATAACACTGGTGCTATGCAAACCGGTTGGCAAAAATGGGGCAATTACTGGTACTACTTTAACCAAAATGGATCAGAATACAGAGGTTGGTTAAAACTTGGTGGAAGCTGGTACTACCTCGATGCTTCTTTTGGTGATATGAGAACAGGCTGGGTATTTATTAATAACAAATGGTACCATTTCAATAATAACGGTGTTTGGGTTGGTTAA
- a CDS encoding DUF523 domain-containing protein: MIVISACLAGIACRYDGNDNLIAKIEELLQKEEAVLVCPEVLGGLPTPRPSAEIIGGNGDDVLDGKAKVMDNEGNDVTTAFVHGAYKALKEIQDLNPEYIILKERSPSCGSSTIYTGEFNEKKRDGYGVTTALFRRHGFTVISEEDFASK, translated from the coding sequence ATGATTGTAATTAGTGCTTGCTTAGCTGGTATTGCTTGTCGTTACGATGGAAATGACAATCTCATTGCAAAAATTGAAGAGCTATTACAAAAAGAAGAAGCTGTTCTTGTTTGTCCAGAGGTATTAGGAGGCTTACCTACACCTCGTCCATCAGCAGAAATTATCGGAGGCAATGGTGATGATGTACTAGATGGTAAAGCAAAGGTAATGGACAACGAAGGTAATGATGTAACAACAGCTTTCGTACACGGAGCTTATAAAGCTTTGAAAGAAATACAAGATTTAAATCCAGAATACATCATTTTAAAAGAACGAAGTCCTTCTTGCGGAAGTTCTACCATTTATACAGGAGAATTCAACGAAAAAAAACGAGATGGATATGGTGTAACAACTGCTTTATTTCGCAGACATGGATTTACAGTAATTTCAGAAGAAGACTTTGCAAGCAAATAA
- a CDS encoding YxeA family protein, producing the protein MKRYIALFSILIVFASLLVGCDLNRMGKDEYYVQITVDGTEKNEKADNGQSHKSFEYKLPAFDKDGKEKEMEFTAVKNLRKEAFLRVFYSDKKGVAAWEEVKKDELPAKVKEKLGVK; encoded by the coding sequence GTGAAAAGATATATTGCACTTTTTAGTATTTTAATTGTATTTGCTAGCTTGTTAGTTGGCTGTGATTTAAACCGTATGGGAAAAGATGAGTACTATGTTCAAATTACAGTTGATGGAACGGAAAAAAATGAAAAAGCTGATAATGGTCAGTCTCACAAATCATTTGAGTATAAGTTACCTGCATTTGATAAAGATGGTAAAGAAAAAGAAATGGAATTTACAGCTGTGAAGAATCTTCGTAAGGAAGCATTTCTACGTGTATTCTACTCCGATAAAAAAGGTGTAGCAGCTTGGGAAGAAGTGAAGAAGGACGAGCTTCCTGCAAAAGTGAAAGAAAAATTAGGCGTGAAATAA
- a CDS encoding FbpB family small basic protein: MIMANKRCKLLHKSFKELVQENKQKILNDKQEMEKIEQRIEQRYTLNKSAS, translated from the coding sequence ATGATTATGGCGAACAAACGTTGTAAATTACTTCATAAATCGTTTAAAGAATTGGTACAAGAAAATAAACAAAAGATATTGAATGATAAACAAGAGATGGAAAAAATTGAACAACGTATTGAACAACGGTATACACTTAATAAATCGGCTTCCTAA
- a CDS encoding HesB/IscA family protein: MIDVTEQAAYQIKDMLKDAEDGEKYVRLAVHGGGCSGLSYGLGFEREPNEDDTVLEFFGVEFVIDKESAPIVKGVKVDYKQSMLGGGFTIDNPNAIASCGCGSSFRTASNAGKPEEC; this comes from the coding sequence ATGATTGATGTAACAGAACAAGCAGCATATCAAATTAAAGATATGTTAAAAGATGCTGAAGATGGAGAGAAGTACGTTCGCCTTGCTGTGCATGGCGGTGGATGTAGCGGTCTTTCTTACGGTCTAGGATTTGAAAGAGAACCAAATGAAGACGACACAGTGCTTGAGTTTTTCGGTGTTGAATTTGTTATTGATAAAGAAAGTGCTCCGATTGTAAAAGGAGTAAAAGTTGATTACAAGCAATCTATGCTTGGCGGCGGGTTCACAATCGATAACCCGAATGCAATCGCATCATGCGGATGTGGATCATCTTTCCGTACGGCGTCGAATGCTGGTAAGCCGGAAGAGTGCTAA
- the dapF gene encoding diaminopimelate epimerase, with protein MNKFSFTKMHGLGNSYIYVNMFEEQIPEEELSLVAEKVSNINTGIGADGMILICPSEVAPVKMRMFNNDGSEGKSCGNGLRCVAKYAYEHKLVEETVFTIETLAGIVTAEVTVEDGIVTLAKIDMGAPRLTRAELPMLGEGETPFIREDFLYNNHRYAFTAVSMGNPHAVIFVDDVEEAPLTTLGPVLETHEMFPERVNVEFIEIVNDNEMNFRVWERGSGVTQACGTGACAAVVAAVLNEKMKRGEEITVHLAGGDLMIAWTEEGNVLMKGPAEVICRGVYEYKIEA; from the coding sequence ATGAATAAATTTTCTTTTACAAAAATGCATGGTCTTGGGAATAGCTATATATATGTAAATATGTTTGAAGAGCAAATTCCAGAAGAGGAACTATCTCTTGTAGCGGAAAAAGTGTCGAATATCAACACTGGAATTGGCGCAGATGGAATGATTTTAATTTGTCCGTCTGAAGTAGCACCAGTGAAAATGCGCATGTTTAATAATGATGGGTCAGAAGGAAAAAGCTGTGGAAATGGACTGCGTTGCGTAGCGAAATATGCGTATGAGCATAAACTAGTAGAAGAGACTGTTTTTACAATAGAAACATTGGCTGGAATTGTAACGGCTGAAGTGACAGTAGAAGACGGTATCGTTACATTAGCTAAAATTGACATGGGAGCACCTCGTTTAACTCGTGCAGAGTTACCGATGCTTGGCGAGGGAGAAACACCGTTTATTCGTGAAGACTTCCTATACAATAATCATCGCTATGCGTTTACTGCTGTTTCAATGGGAAATCCGCATGCGGTCATTTTTGTTGATGATGTGGAAGAAGCTCCGCTTACAACATTAGGTCCGGTACTTGAGACTCATGAAATGTTCCCGGAACGAGTGAATGTTGAATTCATTGAAATTGTAAATGACAATGAAATGAACTTCCGCGTTTGGGAACGTGGGTCAGGTGTGACGCAGGCATGTGGAACAGGAGCATGCGCAGCAGTTGTTGCAGCAGTGTTGAATGAAAAAATGAAACGCGGTGAAGAAATTACGGTTCATTTAGCGGGCGGAGATTTAATGATTGCCTGGACAGAAGAAGGGAACGTTTTGATGAAAGGTCCAGCGGAAGTAATTTGCCGCGGAGTGTATGAGTACAAGATAGAGGCGTAA
- a CDS encoding YuzB family protein, whose translation MIKPLIEFCVGNLASGSQAALEKFEKDPNLDVMEYGCLGYCGICFEGPFALVNGEVVQGATVEELVKNVYDYLDENPMF comes from the coding sequence TTGATTAAGCCATTAATCGAATTTTGTGTAGGTAATCTTGCGAGTGGCTCACAAGCAGCGCTAGAAAAATTTGAAAAAGATCCAAATTTAGATGTTATGGAGTACGGTTGTCTAGGATATTGTGGCATTTGTTTTGAAGGGCCTTTTGCACTTGTAAACGGGGAAGTCGTACAAGGTGCAACGGTAGAAGAACTTGTGAAAAATGTATATGATTACTTAGATGAAAATCCAATGTTTTAA
- a CDS encoding NAD(P)/FAD-dependent oxidoreductase, which translates to MKHLVLLGGGYGGMRILQRLLPNNQLPDDVQVTLIDKVPYHCFKTEYYALVAGTISETHIRIPFPEHPRLNIQYGTVTNVDLENKAVHLDGGEVVEYDDLIIGLGCEDKYHNVPGAKEYTHSLQSIEQTRKTYEQLNSLEPNATVAVVGAGLSGVEVASELRESRSDLKIYLFDRKDRILFPFPEKLSRYVEEWFVKHNVTIIRNSNITKVEPNVVYNHDEPLQCDAIVWTAGIQANEVVRNLPVEQDSSGRVALTKYHNIPNNEHVYVVGDCAALPHAPSAQLAEGQGEQIVQILLKRWNNEPLPDELPVIKLKGVLGSLGKKHGFGLLANQPLMGRVPRLLKSGILWMYKYHNG; encoded by the coding sequence ATGAAACACCTCGTATTACTGGGTGGCGGCTACGGTGGAATGAGAATTCTACAACGGCTTCTTCCAAACAATCAACTCCCAGATGATGTCCAAGTGACATTAATCGACAAAGTACCATACCACTGTTTTAAAACAGAATATTACGCATTAGTAGCGGGTACAATTTCCGAAACACATATTCGCATTCCGTTTCCAGAACACCCGCGTCTCAACATTCAATATGGCACTGTAACGAATGTTGACCTTGAAAACAAAGCCGTTCATCTCGATGGCGGTGAAGTTGTCGAATATGATGACTTAATTATCGGCCTTGGCTGCGAAGACAAATATCATAACGTTCCGGGGGCGAAGGAATATACACATAGCCTTCAATCAATTGAACAAACTCGTAAAACGTATGAACAATTAAATAGTTTAGAACCAAACGCAACGGTCGCTGTTGTCGGTGCTGGTTTAAGCGGTGTTGAAGTTGCAAGTGAACTTCGTGAAAGCCGTTCTGATTTAAAGATCTACTTATTTGATCGAAAAGATCGCATTTTATTCCCGTTCCCAGAAAAATTAAGTAGATACGTAGAAGAGTGGTTCGTAAAGCATAATGTTACAATTATACGAAACTCTAACATTACGAAAGTAGAACCAAACGTTGTGTACAACCATGACGAACCACTTCAATGTGATGCAATCGTATGGACAGCTGGTATTCAAGCAAACGAAGTTGTTCGAAACCTTCCAGTCGAACAAGATAGTAGTGGTCGGGTTGCATTAACAAAATATCATAATATTCCGAATAACGAACACGTTTATGTTGTAGGGGATTGTGCTGCCCTTCCGCACGCACCTTCCGCACAGCTTGCTGAAGGCCAAGGTGAACAAATTGTCCAAATATTATTAAAACGTTGGAACAATGAACCCCTTCCTGATGAACTACCTGTTATTAAATTAAAAGGTGTTCTCGGTTCTCTCGGTAAGAAACACGGATTCGGATTATTAGCAAATCAACCATTAATGGGACGAGTTCCTAGACTTCTCAAGTCGGGTATCCTTTGGATGTATAAATATCATAATGGTTAA
- a CDS encoding ABC transporter ATP-binding protein has translation MFLLNDVTYKDILHIPYLEIHKEKITCIIGESGSGKSTLLRMLNDLQSPTAGKIEYNGAPISSYPPIQLRREVVMLGQTPPIFDGTVKDNLLMGLRFSEKPFPTNESLQEALAIVSLEKDLTHIASSLSGGEKQRLSLARVLLMDPPVYLLDEPTSALDADTERRVMKQFTAIARQKKKTVIFITHSQQLPEEIADDMIEISKTKGAIRREVHALEGRY, from the coding sequence ATGTTTCTATTAAACGACGTAACATATAAAGATATCCTGCACATCCCTTACTTAGAGATTCACAAAGAAAAAATCACCTGCATTATCGGTGAGAGTGGGAGCGGAAAAAGCACACTACTTCGCATGCTCAATGATCTACAGTCACCAACAGCTGGCAAAATTGAATATAATGGTGCACCTATTTCGTCTTATCCGCCTATTCAATTACGCCGCGAAGTCGTTATGCTAGGACAAACACCTCCCATCTTTGACGGAACCGTAAAAGATAATCTGCTAATGGGACTTCGCTTTTCAGAGAAACCTTTTCCAACTAACGAATCATTACAAGAAGCCCTAGCAATTGTAAGTTTAGAAAAAGATTTAACACATATCGCCTCCTCATTATCTGGTGGCGAAAAACAAAGGCTCTCCTTAGCTCGCGTTTTACTTATGGACCCGCCCGTTTATTTATTAGATGAGCCAACTTCTGCATTAGATGCTGATACAGAAAGGCGCGTCATGAAACAGTTTACTGCAATTGCGAGACAAAAAAAGAAAACGGTTATCTTCATTACCCATTCACAGCAGCTCCCAGAAGAAATCGCAGACGATATGATTGAAATCAGTAAAACCAAAGGTGCTATTAGAAGGGAAGTGCACGCACTTGAAGGGCGTTATTGA
- a CDS encoding ABC transporter permease, producing the protein MKGVIELQIWQLAAAYIFIIILIGLVKLKGIPREKQITIATLRMTIQLVLVAYVLTYIFENSNPFYTIAIITSITTFAIFNIYKRVNIPMSKELKRVAAISMIAGSIGPLLLFIFVIIGHDPWYAPQYIVPIAGMLIGNAMTGISLGANTFLNNMKSQREHIEGALMLGATPKQAAAPLVRDAFDSAILPTINSMIGMGIISLPGMMTGQILSGVSPFTAIQYQIAIILGISGSTAFSVIIFLQLGYKTFFNKRCQLKEIES; encoded by the coding sequence TTGAAGGGCGTTATTGAACTACAAATTTGGCAACTTGCCGCTGCATATATTTTCATTATCATTTTAATCGGACTTGTAAAATTAAAAGGAATACCTCGTGAAAAGCAAATTACGATCGCTACATTACGTATGACCATTCAGCTTGTCCTTGTTGCATACGTACTTACATACATATTTGAAAATAGTAATCCATTTTATACAATTGCTATCATTACTTCTATTACGACATTTGCTATTTTTAATATCTATAAACGAGTAAATATACCTATGTCAAAAGAGTTAAAACGTGTGGCTGCAATTTCGATGATTGCGGGATCAATCGGACCGCTTTTATTATTTATTTTTGTAATTATTGGACACGACCCTTGGTATGCGCCGCAATATATCGTTCCAATCGCTGGAATGCTTATCGGAAATGCGATGACTGGTATATCTCTCGGCGCAAATACATTCTTAAACAATATGAAATCACAGCGCGAACACATTGAAGGTGCGCTTATGCTTGGGGCAACTCCGAAACAAGCAGCAGCTCCCCTTGTGAGGGATGCTTTCGATTCAGCTATTTTGCCAACAATTAATTCCATGATAGGAATGGGAATCATTAGCCTTCCAGGTATGATGACAGGCCAAATTTTATCAGGAGTTTCACCATTTACCGCCATTCAATATCAAATTGCTATTATACTCGGTATTTCCGGAAGTACAGCTTTTTCTGTCATCATCTTTTTACAACTTGGTTATAAAACATTCTTTAATAAACGGTGTCAATTGAAAGAGATAGAATCTTAA
- a CDS encoding YqbF domain-containing protein — protein MYYVKLIQGQSFYAFDHRFLLDQEEQVTQRIFKYLCKNEFFEVRKDENTSTA, from the coding sequence ATGTATTATGTTAAATTAATTCAGGGACAATCCTTCTATGCTTTTGATCATCGCTTCTTGCTAGATCAAGAAGAACAAGTTACACAAAGAATTTTTAAATACCTGTGCAAAAATGAGTTTTTCGAAGTACGTAAAGACGAGAATACTTCCACAGCATAA
- a CDS encoding nucleotidyltransferase domain-containing protein, whose product MRVKGVVKHRLPEEVKVLMEQYVIGLQDIFFNEQLIGVYVYGSIALGAFHLETSDVDFVTVTRESVSETQNIQIIELHKKMSKSMLGRRMDGMYIPLADLGKYNEEMPQYVYCADGKAHTGHWDVNAVTWWTLKNQGITVIGEEASKLPFQTPWSDVVETMKYNVEQYWSEKASRPYLFLIEEWVESAVVTMGRILYTLEHKTIVSKDEGLQYMMRASSEKWIPLLQEVERMRHNKRAKRMISIWKRAHMTKKYVLSGIEECRRKWEE is encoded by the coding sequence ATGCGTGTGAAAGGGGTAGTGAAACATAGACTTCCAGAAGAAGTAAAGGTCTTAATGGAGCAATATGTGATTGGATTACAAGATATTTTTTTTAACGAACAATTAATTGGAGTATATGTATATGGTTCAATTGCATTAGGAGCATTTCATTTAGAAACGAGTGACGTTGATTTTGTTACAGTAACGAGAGAGTCGGTCAGTGAAACCCAGAACATACAAATAATTGAGTTACACAAAAAAATGAGTAAAAGCATGTTAGGAAGACGAATGGACGGTATGTATATTCCACTTGCTGATTTAGGGAAATACAATGAGGAAATGCCGCAGTATGTCTATTGTGCAGATGGAAAAGCTCACACAGGACATTGGGATGTGAATGCTGTAACGTGGTGGACGTTAAAAAATCAAGGGATTACTGTAATTGGGGAGGAAGCAAGTAAGCTTCCGTTTCAAACGCCATGGAGTGATGTGGTAGAAACAATGAAATATAATGTAGAACAGTACTGGAGTGAAAAAGCATCACGGCCATATTTATTTTTAATTGAAGAATGGGTAGAATCAGCTGTTGTAACGATGGGACGCATTTTGTATACATTAGAGCATAAAACAATTGTTTCAAAAGATGAGGGATTACAATATATGATGAGGGCGTCTAGTGAAAAATGGATACCTTTGTTACAAGAGGTAGAGCGGATGCGTCATAATAAGAGAGCGAAACGAATGATTTCCATTTGGAAGCGGGCACATATGACGAAGAAGTATGTGCTTAGTGGGATAGAGGAGTGCCGGAGGAAATGGGAAGAATAA
- a CDS encoding YuzD family protein, giving the protein MVNVQVYGAKVICASCVGMPSSAETFEWLQAAIGRKYEGQDDKFKFEYIDIQEEQEDAEKQAFVEHVIEEDLFYPVVLVNGEIVGEGNPRLKDVYEEIEKYL; this is encoded by the coding sequence ATGGTAAATGTTCAAGTATATGGTGCAAAAGTAATTTGTGCAAGCTGCGTTGGAATGCCGTCTTCGGCTGAAACATTTGAATGGCTACAAGCGGCAATTGGTCGCAAATATGAAGGACAAGATGATAAATTCAAGTTTGAATACATTGATATTCAGGAAGAGCAAGAAGATGCTGAGAAACAAGCTTTTGTAGAGCACGTAATTGAAGAGGATTTATTTTATCCAGTTGTTCTTGTAAACGGAGAAATCGTTGGAGAAGGAAATCCTCGTTTAAAAGACGTATACGAAGAAATTGAGAAATATTTATAA
- a CDS encoding NifU family protein, with protein MENPNMQEQVLEVLDKLRPFLLRDGGDVELVDIEEGIVKLRLMGACGSCPSSTITLKAGIERALLEEVPGVIEVEQVF; from the coding sequence ATGGAAAACCCAAATATGCAAGAACAAGTACTAGAAGTATTAGATAAATTACGTCCGTTCTTACTTCGTGATGGCGGTGACGTTGAATTAGTAGATATTGAAGAAGGTATTGTAAAACTACGCCTTATGGGTGCATGCGGTAGCTGCCCAAGTTCTACAATCACATTAAAAGCTGGTATCGAACGCGCACTACTTGAAGAAGTACCAGGCGTTATCGAAGTAGAACAAGTATTTTAA
- the yutH gene encoding spore coat putative kinase YutH: MIQHIYEHYQMHVKELIPLGPYKSFWIRNKIYVLLPIGNMEEDVLVEMKKLSDYMNQQGDITVATFVPTVHGYYVSEIEEKNYCLLKGMRLLERHATSLGSELSLFHKRGAFFPEEIEQLSRIGEWKSLWEKRLDQLERFWQSQLMNQPSDVFDQLFIESFPYYLGIAENAIQYVVDTEIDDTPQLADAATICQERFTPLLWQQTNKLKIPIDWVYDHPSRDLAEWIRYVSMEKKKDWEQTIFQFVTDYEKNYALSSFGWRLLFARLLFPLRYFETIEQYYLTGNEEQKSMYRDRLEDILHDVNRSEQFMKHFYEFLRLPVDKLGIRKLDWLS; this comes from the coding sequence ATGATTCAGCATATTTATGAGCATTATCAAATGCATGTCAAAGAATTAATCCCCCTTGGCCCCTATAAAAGCTTTTGGATTCGCAATAAAATTTATGTACTTCTTCCGATTGGAAATATGGAGGAAGATGTACTTGTTGAAATGAAAAAATTAAGCGATTATATGAACCAGCAAGGGGATATTACTGTTGCGACTTTCGTTCCGACGGTGCACGGTTACTATGTAAGTGAGATAGAAGAAAAAAATTACTGTTTATTAAAAGGTATGCGTTTGCTTGAACGACATGCTACTTCGTTAGGTAGTGAGCTTTCCTTATTCCATAAACGAGGCGCTTTTTTTCCAGAAGAAATAGAACAATTAAGTCGCATTGGTGAATGGAAGTCATTGTGGGAAAAAAGGCTCGATCAATTAGAGCGATTTTGGCAATCACAACTTATGAATCAGCCATCAGATGTATTTGATCAACTATTTATTGAGTCTTTCCCATACTATTTAGGCATTGCTGAAAATGCCATTCAATATGTTGTTGATACAGAAATAGATGATACACCTCAGCTTGCCGATGCAGCAACAATCTGTCAAGAACGCTTTACCCCTTTATTATGGCAGCAAACTAATAAATTAAAAATCCCCATCGATTGGGTATATGATCATCCAAGTAGAGATTTGGCGGAATGGATTCGATATGTATCGATGGAAAAGAAGAAAGATTGGGAACAAACAATTTTTCAGTTTGTAACGGATTATGAGAAAAATTATGCACTTTCTTCTTTTGGCTGGCGTCTACTATTTGCGCGTCTTCTCTTTCCACTTCGCTACTTTGAAACGATAGAACAGTACTATCTGACGGGAAATGAAGAACAAAAAAGTATGTATCGAGATCGCTTAGAAGACATTTTACACGATGTGAACCGTTCAGAGCAATTTATGAAGCATTTTTATGAATTTCTTCGCTTGCCTGTTGATAAGCTCGGAATTCGAAAGTTGGATTGGTTATCTTAA
- a CDS encoding phosphatidylglycerophosphatase A family protein produces the protein MKESNQLQERALQLLQERGVTIDDIAELVHFLQKKYHPNLEMSECRYNVERVLSKREVQNALITGIELDVLAEKGMLSEPLQDIVKRDEGLYGIDEVIALSIVNVYGSIGFTNFGYIDKLKPGILEYLNDKSTGKVHTFLDDIVGGIAAAASSRLAHRAEHGE, from the coding sequence ATGAAAGAATCAAATCAACTACAAGAAAGAGCATTACAACTTCTACAAGAACGTGGTGTAACAATCGATGATATTGCGGAGCTTGTTCATTTTCTTCAAAAGAAATACCATCCAAATTTAGAGATGTCAGAATGTCGTTACAACGTAGAACGTGTATTATCCAAACGCGAAGTACAAAATGCACTCATTACAGGAATTGAATTAGATGTCCTTGCCGAAAAAGGAATGTTAAGCGAACCATTACAAGATATCGTAAAACGGGATGAAGGATTGTACGGAATTGATGAAGTCATCGCACTTTCTATCGTAAACGTGTATGGCTCTATCGGCTTCACAAACTTTGGATATATCGATAAATTAAAACCAGGTATTTTAGAATACTTAAATGATAAATCAACTGGGAAAGTCCATACATTCCTTGATGACATCGTTGGCGGTATTGCCGCTGCCGCTTCTAGTCGTTTGGCACATCGCGCGGAGCATGGGGAATAA
- a CDS encoding stage V sporulation protein S, producing the protein MDNILKVSSKSNPNSVAGAIAGVLREKGSTEIQVVGAGALNQAVKAVAIARGFVAPSGIDLVLIPAFTDITINNEKSTAIKLIVGPRKIRS; encoded by the coding sequence ATGGATAATATTTTAAAAGTATCATCAAAATCCAATCCCAATTCAGTTGCAGGTGCCATTGCCGGTGTATTAAGAGAAAAAGGTAGTACAGAAATTCAAGTAGTTGGAGCTGGTGCTTTAAATCAAGCAGTTAAAGCCGTTGCTATTGCAAGAGGATTCGTAGCTCCTAGCGGCATTGACCTTGTTCTCATTCCAGCATTTACAGATATCACAATCAATAACGAGAAAAGTACAGCAATCAAATTAATTGTCGGCCCTAGAAAAATTAGATCGTAG